A region from the Methylocella sp. genome encodes:
- a CDS encoding prepilin-type N-terminal cleavage/methylation domain-containing protein, with amino-acid sequence MKLRALTNRASQREGFTLFEALIAVALMGFILSILATVIAQWTPSWKAGFNRVQRTELVGLAIDRIVTDLAAAEFIAPIGSDRPLFYGSPSSITFVRSAIGPNAATNGKSRGLEIVRYFDSADEGGFVRARTPFSPAPNDVLSDDFKFSDAILLLRAPLRPSFSFAGTDRVWKDTWTDAASLPAAVRVSLRNEDTNETLTVSTATLIHVNSPASCVATDKSLCNQHLDKGADAQPDGEGADAKPPGGPGL; translated from the coding sequence ATGAAACTGCGCGCCTTGACGAACCGAGCGTCGCAGCGAGAAGGCTTCACGCTTTTTGAGGCGCTCATCGCCGTCGCTTTGATGGGCTTCATCCTCTCCATTCTCGCCACCGTCATCGCGCAATGGACTCCAAGCTGGAAGGCAGGCTTCAACCGCGTGCAGCGAACCGAGCTGGTGGGTCTTGCCATTGATCGCATTGTCACGGATCTTGCGGCCGCCGAATTCATCGCGCCCATCGGAAGCGACCGGCCGCTTTTCTATGGATCGCCCTCCTCCATCACATTCGTGCGGTCGGCCATCGGCCCAAACGCCGCAACCAACGGCAAGTCGAGGGGCCTTGAGATCGTGCGATATTTCGACAGCGCCGACGAAGGCGGATTTGTCCGCGCCAGGACGCCGTTTTCGCCTGCGCCGAACGATGTCCTCAGCGACGATTTCAAATTCTCCGATGCGATTCTTCTGCTGCGCGCGCCGTTGCGGCCGTCATTCTCCTTCGCCGGAACCGATCGCGTTTGGAAAGACACATGGACCGACGCCGCATCCTTGCCCGCCGCCGTTCGCGTCAGTCTGCGCAATGAGGACACGAATGAAACGCTGACGGTTTCGACGGCGACCCTTATCCATGTGAATTCGCCCGCCTCCTGCGTCGCGACTGATAAGTCGCTATGCAACCAGCACCTCGACAAAGGCGCCGACGCGCAGCCGGACGGAGAAGGCGCAGATGCGAAGCCTCCAGGGGGACCCGGACTGTGA
- a CDS encoding prepilin-type N-terminal cleavage/methylation domain-containing protein — MSRSKPSETQNFLEQEDARAGFTIIEALVSLAVVAICLSAIGALMAKNIRGAGKISQHLELVETLRKIETALPSRKSLSTGNLSGEVGDQRWSVDVEPFPVASAASNPTANPPPEDWMPQTVIITLQRPSGSTIQLATLRLTARTAQ; from the coding sequence TTGTCCCGCTCAAAACCTTCTGAGACCCAAAACTTCCTCGAACAGGAAGACGCTCGCGCCGGCTTTACTATTATCGAGGCGCTGGTCTCTCTTGCCGTCGTCGCAATTTGCCTCAGCGCAATTGGAGCGCTGATGGCCAAGAACATCCGCGGCGCAGGAAAGATCAGCCAGCACCTGGAATTGGTCGAGACCTTGCGTAAGATCGAGACCGCCCTTCCCAGCCGCAAGAGTCTTTCGACCGGGAACCTTTCGGGCGAGGTCGGCGATCAAAGGTGGTCGGTCGATGTCGAACCTTTCCCCGTCGCATCCGCCGCATCGAATCCGACCGCCAATCCTCCTCCGGAAGATTGGATGCCCCAGACCGTCATCATAACGCTGCAAAGACCCTCTGGATCCACTATCCAGCTTGCTACTCTGCGCCTGACGGCGAGGACCGCGCAATGA
- a CDS encoding prepilin-type N-terminal cleavage/methylation domain-containing protein: protein MIGVSHTTASDDESGFTLLEVICVLAIVAMLAALILPAIPSGTSRTRLEAYAVATAALLKADRNAAMRRAAPVETALNSIAGTIRSGSGASMVQLPPDVAFHAVLPEQCGGRVSGTTIEFFPSGMSCGGTISLSRLGSTLEVRVAWLTGGVEIVPLKTF from the coding sequence GTGATTGGCGTCTCGCACACAACGGCAAGCGATGACGAAAGCGGCTTTACCCTGCTTGAGGTCATCTGCGTTCTCGCCATCGTTGCGATGCTCGCCGCCCTTATATTGCCAGCCATTCCGAGCGGCACCTCGCGCACCCGGCTTGAGGCCTATGCGGTAGCGACGGCGGCCTTGCTCAAGGCCGACCGCAACGCCGCGATGCGCCGCGCGGCGCCGGTCGAAACCGCGCTCAATTCGATCGCCGGCACGATTCGCTCCGGCTCCGGCGCAAGTATGGTGCAGTTGCCGCCCGACGTCGCCTTCCACGCCGTCCTTCCAGAGCAATGCGGCGGACGCGTCAGCGGGACGACGATTGAGTTTTTTCCGTCCGGGATGTCTTGCGGCGGAACGATCTCGCTCTCTCGCCTTGGCTCGACCCTTGAGGTCCGCGTCGCCTGGCTGACCGGAGGCGTCGAAATTGTCCCGCTCAAAACCTTCTGA
- the gspG gene encoding type II secretion system major pseudopilin GspG, with translation MNQEAVPTMKKIYAFFGGMNKRPPLAFKRRVDLSHGRSAARGGEDGFTLVEMLVVITIIGLIMGLVGPRVLNYLSESKVKAATIQIESFAGALDLYFLDLGRYPSTAQGLTALAQRPGGATAWNGPYLKNGSVPNDPWGHPYLYRAPSDHGPYEIISLGSDGQEGGAGVAADIKSWERR, from the coding sequence ATGAACCAGGAAGCAGTCCCAACAATGAAGAAGATATATGCGTTCTTCGGCGGCATGAATAAGCGGCCGCCGCTTGCGTTCAAACGCCGCGTGGATCTCTCCCATGGCCGATCGGCCGCCCGCGGCGGCGAGGACGGCTTTACGCTGGTTGAGATGCTGGTCGTCATCACGATCATCGGCCTCATCATGGGTCTCGTTGGACCGCGAGTTCTGAACTATCTGTCCGAGTCGAAGGTCAAGGCCGCGACGATTCAGATCGAAAGTTTTGCTGGCGCTCTCGATCTTTACTTTCTCGACCTCGGCCGCTACCCGTCGACCGCTCAAGGCCTTACCGCATTGGCGCAGCGCCCCGGTGGCGCGACAGCCTGGAATGGCCCCTATCTGAAGAACGGAAGCGTCCCGAACGATCCCTGGGGCCACCCCTATCTCTATCGTGCGCCTTCGGATCACGGCCCTTATGAAATCATCTCTTTAGGTTCGGATGGGCAGGAGGGCGGAGCCGGCGTCGCCGCCGACATCAAGAGTTGGGAGCGACGGTGA
- a CDS encoding type II secretion system F family protein: protein MMNFRYQALTQTGEIVSGSLAAANASEVAHRIEYLGLIPIETVQEDGKRKGSKWNLEFASSPRAEDVTFFTGDLALLLKTGARINEALDLVATDSDIGRLRPTIAKITSTILGGESFADALAHHPSLFSQMYVALVRVGETSGNLVPVLEALTAERVRSEALRAKVSEALRYPAFVLSAAAAVLSFFLTFVLPQFGAVLRDFNAKLDPIVVGFLALSDFASANKAALGAGFVAIAVSLWLLLRRPGVRSAIMDAATHLPLINKILSYHRTAVFCRNLGVLLAAGVTLTATLRILADMMATTGRSEAWRATVDLVRHGGKLSDALSETQAIPPMAIRTLRLGEESGQLPMLAERIASYYENKLQRSLDRLVGVIGPAAIIGISIIVGGLIVSIMTALMSVSQVVG from the coding sequence ATGATGAATTTTCGCTATCAGGCTCTGACCCAGACCGGCGAAATCGTGAGCGGATCGCTCGCAGCTGCGAACGCCTCTGAAGTCGCGCATCGCATTGAATACCTCGGCCTCATTCCCATCGAAACCGTCCAGGAGGACGGCAAGCGGAAGGGTTCGAAGTGGAACCTCGAATTCGCATCGAGCCCCCGCGCCGAGGACGTGACATTTTTCACCGGCGATCTCGCCCTTCTATTGAAGACCGGGGCCCGCATCAACGAAGCGCTTGATCTTGTTGCGACCGACTCCGACATCGGGCGGTTGCGGCCGACCATCGCCAAGATCACATCGACCATTCTTGGCGGCGAGAGTTTCGCGGATGCGCTGGCGCATCATCCGTCGCTGTTTTCGCAAATGTATGTGGCGCTTGTGCGAGTTGGCGAAACATCGGGCAATCTCGTTCCCGTCCTCGAAGCTCTCACCGCCGAGAGGGTGCGCTCCGAGGCGCTGCGCGCGAAAGTCAGCGAGGCGTTGCGCTATCCGGCTTTCGTTCTCTCCGCCGCCGCCGCCGTTCTGAGCTTCTTTCTCACCTTCGTGCTGCCTCAGTTCGGTGCGGTGCTGCGCGATTTCAACGCCAAACTCGATCCGATCGTGGTCGGCTTCCTGGCGCTGTCCGATTTCGCCTCGGCCAATAAGGCGGCGCTCGGGGCCGGATTCGTCGCGATCGCCGTCTCTCTTTGGCTCCTGCTGCGGCGCCCCGGCGTGCGCAGCGCGATCATGGATGCGGCCACTCACCTGCCCCTGATCAATAAAATTTTAAGCTACCATCGCACCGCCGTGTTTTGCCGCAACCTCGGCGTCCTCCTGGCGGCCGGAGTCACTCTCACGGCGACGTTGCGAATTCTCGCGGATATGATGGCGACGACCGGCCGCTCCGAGGCCTGGCGCGCGACCGTCGATCTCGTCCGCCATGGCGGCAAGCTCTCAGACGCGCTCAGCGAAACGCAGGCAATTCCGCCAATGGCGATACGCACCTTGCGGCTTGGCGAAGAATCCGGCCAATTGCCCATGCTCGCCGAACGCATCGCCAGCTATTATGAGAATAAGCTGCAACGAAGTCTCGACCGGCTGGTCGGGGTCATAGGTCCAGCGGCCATCATCGGCATCAGCATCATCGTCGGCGGCCTGATCGTTTCGATCATGACCGCGCTTATGTCGGTTAGCCAGGTAGTTGGTTGA
- a CDS encoding GspE/PulE family protein gives MTPYLADEFAAHLVNKKYVSSDSVVASASKDSRSEPSLRKLWEATELSANSFADEVAHFYGMRRLNLPQLVAATALADRFSSRFLRETAVFPFEMPKGQFKLAVADPSDHAAVRAAEIVLGGAVTVEIASFEDIATILSERLGTEEAPAQDTRRSQASADDDIESLRDLASGAPVVRAVNDLLEKAVELRASDIHIEPFRNGLTVRMRIDGLLRAVPAPVDALPQALISRIKILAGLNIAERRLPQDGAARQRIGRSDVDIRVATMPTQHGESAVLRLLQQDRGLLDVARLGLSASDEKTLQRLLGLPHGMIIITGPTGSGKTTTLATMLSLLNDPSRKILTIEDPVEYEIPGVNQSQVKAGIGLTFATAMRAFVRQDPDVIMVGEIRDSETASIAVNAALTGHLVLTTLHTESAAAAIPRLLDLGVEGFLLKSTLRAVIAQRLVRVLCDRCKAKRTLTAEDMSLDPRYSALGFKAGDVVYEPVGCERCGGIGYRGRNGIFETLELKGEAYELVGPQADAHKIDLAARKSGMITMVEDAVAKCRAGVTSTAEVLRVTTIR, from the coding sequence ATGACCCCCTATCTTGCGGACGAGTTCGCAGCGCATCTCGTCAACAAAAAATACGTCTCATCCGACAGCGTCGTTGCGTCCGCCTCCAAAGACTCGCGATCCGAGCCGAGCCTGAGAAAGCTTTGGGAAGCGACGGAACTTTCGGCGAACAGCTTTGCCGATGAAGTCGCGCATTTTTACGGGATGCGCAGGCTAAACCTGCCTCAACTTGTCGCAGCGACGGCTTTGGCGGATCGATTTTCGTCGCGTTTCCTGCGCGAGACGGCGGTGTTTCCTTTCGAAATGCCGAAAGGCCAGTTCAAACTCGCGGTCGCCGATCCAAGCGACCACGCCGCCGTGCGCGCGGCTGAAATTGTTCTCGGAGGCGCCGTCACAGTCGAGATCGCCTCATTTGAAGACATCGCGACCATCCTCAGCGAGCGACTTGGAACCGAAGAGGCCCCGGCGCAGGATACGAGGCGCTCGCAAGCCAGCGCCGACGACGACATCGAAAGCCTGCGGGATCTCGCAAGCGGCGCGCCGGTCGTTCGGGCCGTCAATGATCTTCTCGAAAAAGCGGTTGAGCTGCGCGCGAGCGATATCCACATAGAGCCCTTTCGCAACGGTCTTACAGTGCGCATGCGGATCGACGGATTGCTGCGCGCGGTGCCGGCCCCGGTTGACGCCTTGCCGCAAGCGCTCATCTCGCGCATAAAAATTCTCGCCGGCCTCAATATCGCCGAACGACGGCTGCCGCAGGACGGCGCCGCTCGCCAGCGCATCGGCCGCTCGGACGTCGACATTCGCGTCGCCACCATGCCGACGCAGCACGGCGAATCCGCGGTTCTCCGCTTGCTCCAGCAGGATCGCGGACTGCTCGACGTCGCAAGACTCGGACTGTCGGCGTCAGATGAAAAAACCTTGCAGCGCCTGCTTGGTCTGCCGCATGGCATGATCATCATCACCGGACCGACCGGCAGCGGAAAGACGACAACGCTCGCGACGATGCTCTCCCTTCTCAACGATCCGTCGCGGAAAATCCTGACGATCGAGGATCCCGTCGAATATGAAATACCGGGAGTCAACCAAAGCCAAGTAAAAGCAGGGATTGGCCTCACTTTCGCGACGGCGATGCGCGCATTCGTCCGCCAGGATCCCGATGTGATCATGGTTGGCGAAATACGCGACTCCGAAACTGCGAGCATCGCCGTTAACGCGGCGCTGACGGGCCATCTCGTGCTGACGACCCTACATACCGAGTCCGCTGCGGCCGCCATTCCCCGCCTGCTTGATCTCGGCGTCGAAGGCTTTTTGTTGAAATCCACGCTGCGCGCGGTCATCGCGCAGCGCCTCGTTCGCGTTCTTTGCGATCGCTGCAAGGCCAAACGGACGCTGACCGCCGAAGATATGTCGCTTGACCCGCGCTATAGCGCGCTTGGCTTCAAGGCGGGCGATGTCGTCTATGAGCCGGTGGGCTGCGAGCGATGCGGCGGCATAGGCTATCGCGGCCGTAATGGAATTTTCGAAACGCTGGAATTGAAGGGCGAGGCGTATGAACTCGTTGGTCCGCAGGCCGATGCGCACAAGATAGATCTTGCCGCGCGGAAATCCGGCATGATCACCATGGTCGAGGATGCCGTGGCCAAATGCCGCGCCGGCGTGACTTCGACCGCAGAGGTTCTTCGCGTCACGACAATCCGCTAA
- the gspD gene encoding type II secretion system secretin GspD — translation MSSALFAFVVAALSACSQYQPVIGGGNESPDALDTVRGEDLQPRFPQATRTANTGSAHDQRAAVYYGSAVPATPQSGGGAGGGGAPGEGVDLNFENAPVTAVAKVILGDILGVGYSIDARVQGSITLSSGRPVPRSNLLFVLESALRANNAVLTHDAGGYRILPLDDAVGNGGVDRASSGHETEAGYGVTVVPVEHVSVQTIMKLLEGFATRPGAIRADPSNNLIIVIGNGVERRSAVDTILSFDEDWMRGQSVGIFPVHNTTPEPVIAELEKILDSGESGLSQNLVKLQPMARSNAILVVARKPELLRITGTWISRLDGSATASTGVKVYRVRYGDARQIAKLLNDLFVGSGGGGLDSASNQLAPGGGLTTVDRLTGGAPASGSGGASGGLGSSSGGGMGSGGGLGSSGSSGGLGAGSSGGLGSGSSSGGFGSSGGSQSPFGGLGGGSAGGAGSGSGGGPGGGDGFSPSGGGASKGPNLLPGVRIMADIPNNAVVIYANQESYHIIEKALDQLDRPQLQVAVDVTVAEVTLTDALTYGVQFFLGHTLASSGTNAATGTAQTSQIATMGVGNIAPPGTLPLQPGAGFNLLLGSQFTPNVVLNALHQYTDTKILSNPSLVVIDNGVASLEVGDQIPIQTGSATVLSANNAVVNTIDYKDTGILLHIQPRINANGNVLLSIEQEISEEGTISALGPTFSDRKVKSTIMVPNGQTVLLGGLIQDNHNSNRAGVPVVDQIPVIGNFFNNSAVKNINRTELIIFIRPQIIRDSVDASFVAEELRSKLRGNKVGSVYPQGAVEPNPPRALQ, via the coding sequence ATGTCCAGCGCTCTGTTTGCGTTTGTCGTCGCCGCGCTGTCTGCCTGTTCGCAGTACCAGCCGGTTATCGGCGGCGGCAATGAGTCCCCCGACGCGCTGGATACAGTCCGCGGCGAGGATCTGCAGCCGCGGTTTCCGCAAGCGACCAGAACGGCCAACACCGGATCAGCGCACGATCAGCGCGCCGCCGTTTATTATGGAAGCGCGGTTCCGGCGACGCCGCAGTCGGGCGGCGGTGCGGGCGGCGGCGGGGCGCCCGGCGAGGGCGTCGATCTGAACTTCGAAAATGCTCCGGTGACCGCGGTCGCCAAGGTCATTCTCGGCGATATTCTCGGCGTCGGCTATTCGATCGATGCTCGCGTGCAAGGCTCAATTACCCTGTCATCAGGGCGGCCGGTTCCGAGATCCAATTTGCTGTTCGTTCTTGAGAGCGCCCTCCGTGCGAACAATGCGGTTCTAACCCATGACGCCGGCGGCTATCGCATTCTTCCGCTGGATGACGCGGTCGGCAACGGCGGCGTCGACCGCGCGTCATCCGGTCATGAAACGGAGGCCGGATACGGCGTGACGGTCGTGCCGGTGGAGCATGTCTCTGTGCAGACGATCATGAAGCTGCTGGAGGGCTTTGCGACGCGGCCCGGAGCAATCCGCGCCGACCCGTCCAACAATCTCATCATCGTCATCGGCAACGGCGTCGAGCGCCGCTCCGCCGTCGATACTATTCTCAGCTTCGACGAAGATTGGATGCGCGGCCAATCGGTCGGCATTTTCCCGGTTCATAACACGACGCCCGAACCCGTGATCGCCGAACTTGAGAAAATCCTGGATTCCGGCGAATCCGGCCTCAGTCAGAATCTCGTCAAACTGCAACCCATGGCCCGCTCGAACGCTATTCTGGTAGTGGCGCGGAAGCCGGAGTTGCTGCGCATAACCGGAACCTGGATCAGCCGTCTCGACGGCTCCGCCACGGCGAGCACGGGAGTAAAAGTCTATCGCGTCCGATACGGCGATGCGCGCCAGATCGCCAAGCTGCTGAATGATTTGTTTGTCGGAAGCGGCGGCGGCGGCCTCGATTCGGCTTCCAATCAGCTTGCCCCGGGCGGCGGATTGACGACGGTGGACCGGCTAACGGGCGGCGCGCCGGCTTCCGGCTCTGGCGGAGCCTCGGGCGGACTTGGATCGAGTTCGGGAGGCGGAATGGGATCCGGAGGCGGGCTCGGTTCAAGCGGATCTTCAGGCGGCCTTGGAGCTGGTTCGTCGGGTGGGCTCGGTTCAGGATCTTCAAGCGGCGGCTTTGGATCTAGCGGCGGAAGCCAATCGCCATTTGGCGGCCTCGGCGGCGGCTCCGCGGGTGGGGCAGGATCAGGATCGGGCGGCGGCCCTGGCGGCGGCGACGGCTTTAGTCCTTCTGGCGGAGGGGCAAGCAAAGGACCGAATCTATTGCCGGGAGTCCGCATCATGGCCGACATCCCCAATAACGCGGTCGTGATCTACGCCAATCAGGAGAGTTACCACATCATCGAGAAGGCTCTGGACCAGCTCGACCGCCCCCAGTTGCAGGTCGCGGTCGACGTCACCGTCGCCGAAGTCACGCTCACGGACGCGCTCACTTATGGCGTCCAGTTCTTCTTAGGGCATACCCTCGCGTCCTCCGGCACCAATGCAGCTACCGGCACCGCCCAGACATCTCAAATCGCGACCATGGGCGTCGGCAATATAGCTCCTCCCGGCACGCTGCCTTTGCAGCCGGGGGCCGGCTTCAACCTGCTGCTTGGCTCGCAATTTACGCCGAATGTCGTCCTGAACGCCTTGCACCAATACACAGACACCAAGATTCTCTCCAATCCCTCTCTCGTCGTCATCGACAACGGGGTTGCGTCTCTTGAAGTCGGCGATCAGATTCCGATCCAGACCGGTTCCGCGACTGTGCTGTCCGCCAATAACGCCGTCGTCAACACGATCGACTACAAAGATACGGGCATCCTTCTGCATATCCAGCCGCGCATCAACGCCAACGGGAATGTCCTTCTCTCAATCGAACAGGAGATCAGCGAGGAGGGGACCATTTCCGCCCTCGGCCCGACGTTCAGCGATCGCAAGGTCAAGAGTACGATCATGGTCCCGAACGGTCAGACCGTGCTGCTCGGCGGACTGATCCAGGATAACCACAACTCGAACCGCGCGGGGGTTCCCGTCGTTGACCAAATTCCGGTCATTGGCAATTTCTTCAACAATAGCGCGGTGAAAAATATAAATCGCACGGAGCTGATCATCTTCATCCGCCCGCAGATCATTCGCGATAGCGTCGACGCCTCTTTCGTCGCCGAGGAGCTTCGCTCCAAGTTGCGCGGCAATAAGGTCGGGTCGGTCTATCCGCAGGGCGCCGTCGAACCAAATCCGCCCCGGGCGCTCCAATGA
- a CDS encoding A24 family peptidase produces MNWLSRATPCARRLAPWSDQDLVKYCFLAAVGCAMAIASLASAPGRAGWFGAALALLMLAIAVVDAHRFIIPNGLSLAALLLALANASEGSPQEMSGVVMALLRGVVLGLAFLALREIYRRLRGRQGIGLGDVKLAVVAGAWLDWTLIPVAIELAALSALAVYGVRQLVHRRSLRLTVRLPFGLFFAPAIWLCWLLDVRVLQF; encoded by the coding sequence ATGAATTGGCTAAGCCGCGCAACGCCATGCGCTCGCCGCCTCGCGCCATGGTCGGACCAGGATCTCGTCAAATATTGTTTTCTTGCAGCGGTCGGCTGCGCCATGGCGATCGCGAGCCTCGCCTCGGCTCCGGGCCGCGCGGGATGGTTTGGCGCCGCATTGGCGCTTTTGATGCTGGCGATCGCCGTCGTTGACGCGCATCGCTTCATCATCCCCAATGGGCTGAGCCTCGCCGCCCTCCTGCTGGCTTTGGCGAATGCCTCGGAGGGAAGCCCGCAGGAAATGTCAGGCGTCGTCATGGCTTTGCTGCGCGGCGTCGTTCTTGGACTTGCATTCCTTGCGCTGCGCGAAATTTACCGCCGGCTGCGCGGTCGCCAGGGAATCGGGCTCGGCGACGTCAAACTCGCCGTTGTGGCGGGCGCGTGGCTTGATTGGACTTTAATTCCGGTGGCGATCGAACTCGCGGCGCTTTCCGCTCTGGCGGTCTATGGGGTCCGCCAACTTGTCCACCGGCGTTCGCTTCGCCTCACTGTCAGATTGCCGTTTGGGCTGTTTTTTGCGCCGGCGATTTGGCTATGCTGGCTGCTCGACGTACGCGTTTTGCAATTCTGA
- a CDS encoding tetratricopeptide repeat protein, producing MAIKSSILKQAVATLRRRASRGGARVAVATLLCVSGAFQSVAADRLAEASAAAAAHDYFRAARIFLDLAAQGDPRAQAYLGFMYAHGEGVPQNYVVAAQWYRCAGGQGNPNAQYELGLMYDIGQGVPQDYVLAYTWLDLAVAGAGPERAHWTPVRDAVASKLSLAERLKAQTLAIEGPPPKPCLPLVAGYGGPGAGIVPPIPIPGLQ from the coding sequence ATGGCCATCAAAAGTTCCATTCTGAAACAAGCAGTCGCGACGCTGCGGCGGCGGGCGTCGCGGGGGGGAGCGCGAGTCGCGGTCGCGACCTTGCTGTGCGTCTCAGGCGCTTTCCAGAGCGTTGCGGCGGATCGGTTGGCGGAGGCGAGCGCCGCCGCCGCCGCTCATGACTATTTCCGAGCGGCGCGTATATTTCTCGATCTCGCCGCTCAGGGCGACCCCAGGGCTCAGGCCTATCTCGGCTTCATGTACGCCCATGGCGAGGGCGTGCCGCAAAATTACGTTGTGGCGGCCCAGTGGTATCGCTGCGCCGGCGGACAGGGTAATCCCAACGCGCAGTACGAACTCGGGCTGATGTATGACATCGGCCAAGGCGTTCCGCAGGATTATGTCCTGGCTTACACATGGTTGGATCTTGCAGTTGCAGGCGCTGGCCCCGAGCGGGCGCACTGGACGCCTGTCCGCGATGCGGTCGCTTCAAAGCTGAGCCTCGCGGAACGATTGAAGGCGCAGACCTTGGCCATCGAGGGACCGCCGCCAAAGCCCTGTCTGCCGCTTGTCGCCGGCTATGGAGGGCCGGGGGCGGGTATCGTTCCGCCCATCCCGATTCCCGGTCTTCAATGA
- a CDS encoding enoyl-CoA hydratase/isomerase family protein, translating to MPNPEIRIETAGHCGVITLDRPEALNALTLTMVRAIACALDSWENDPAVRCVLIRGAGSRAFCAGADIRILYQLGRTGQGAEQLAFLREEYLLNRRIKFYPKPYVALADGIVMGGGAGLSVHGAHCVAGDTFTFAMPEVRIGFFPDVGATFFLPRLPGKAGVYLALTGERIDCGDAIALGLASAYVPSSRHATLTQRLIDGEDPAAAIAAESAPPPPSSLTGQRHFIDGCFAGGTVPAILEAIDGAVCGGSEFARAAYATIRSKSPTSLAIALRQMQIDGKLDLDEALRAEFRIAARLVKSADFYEGVRATLIDKDFRPQWSPAEINAVKPADIDAYFAPLLYRSEGEELEFPGLAVNR from the coding sequence ATGCCCAATCCGGAAATTAGAATAGAGACAGCCGGCCATTGCGGCGTCATTACGCTCGATCGTCCTGAAGCGCTCAATGCGCTCACTCTGACGATGGTCCGGGCTATCGCCTGCGCGCTCGACTCCTGGGAAAATGATCCCGCCGTTCGCTGCGTCCTCATCAGGGGCGCGGGAAGCCGCGCGTTTTGCGCCGGGGCCGACATCAGGATTTTATACCAGCTGGGAAGGACAGGGCAGGGCGCCGAACAACTTGCTTTCCTGCGGGAGGAATATCTTCTCAATCGCCGCATCAAGTTCTACCCCAAGCCCTATGTCGCTCTGGCGGATGGAATCGTCATGGGCGGCGGCGCGGGCCTATCTGTGCATGGCGCGCATTGCGTGGCGGGCGATACGTTCACTTTCGCCATGCCGGAAGTGCGAATCGGATTTTTCCCCGACGTTGGAGCGACTTTTTTTCTGCCGCGTCTGCCTGGCAAGGCGGGCGTCTACCTCGCACTGACGGGCGAGCGCATAGATTGCGGCGATGCGATCGCGCTGGGGCTCGCCAGCGCCTACGTCCCGTCATCCCGGCATGCGACGCTCACTCAGAGACTGATCGACGGCGAGGATCCAGCAGCCGCGATTGCGGCGGAAAGCGCGCCGCCGCCGCCTTCATCGCTGACCGGACAAAGGCATTTTATCGATGGCTGTTTCGCCGGGGGAACGGTTCCAGCGATCCTCGAGGCGATTGATGGAGCCGTCTGCGGCGGATCGGAGTTCGCTCGCGCGGCCTACGCCACGATCCGTTCGAAATCGCCGACGAGTCTTGCCATCGCGCTCCGACAAATGCAGATTGACGGTAAGCTCGACCTCGATGAGGCCCTGCGCGCCGAATTCCGCATAGCTGCGCGCCTCGTCAAGAGCGCCGATTTTTATGAGGGGGTCCGCGCGACCCTCATCGACAAGGATTTCCGCCCGCAATGGAGTCCGGCGGAAATCAATGCAGTCAAACCGGCTGACATTGACGCTTATTTCGCGCCCCTTCTGTATCGTTCTGAAGGGGAGGAGCTGGAGTTTCCCGGGCTGGCCGTTAACCGATGA